The Klebsiella sp. RIT-PI-d genomic sequence ACCGAATGCTGGACATGGGGTTTAGTGAGGCAATTGATGAAGTCATCCGCTTTGCGCCGGCCTCGCGCCAGACGCTGCTCTTTTCTGCAACCTGGCCTGCGGCCATTGCTGCTATCAGTGGCCGGGTCCAGCGTGAACCGCTGACAATCGAGATTGACAGCGTTGATGCACTGCCTGCCGTTGAGCAGCAATTTTACGAAGTCTCACGCGGCGGCAAAATAGCGCTGCTGCAAAAACTATTAAGTCAGCATCGTCCTGCCTCATGCGTTGTATTCTGTAATACCAAAAAAGATTGCCAGGCGGTCTGTGATACGCTGAATGAATCCGGTCAGAGTACGCTGGCACTACATGGCGATCTGGAACAACGCGATCGCGATCAAACCCTGGTCCGCTTTGCCAATGGCAGCGCTCGCGTGCTGGTGGCGACAGATGTGGCCGCGCGTGGACTTGATATTAAATCGCTGGGGCTGGTCATTAATTACGAGCTGGCCTGGGACCCGGAAGTGCATGTGCATCGCATTGGGCGTACCGCGCGTGCCGGTAACAGCGGACTGGCAATTAGCCTTTGTGCACCTGAAGAAGCTCAGCGTGCAAACACGCTGGCTGAAATGCTGCAATTAAAGATTAACTGGCTGAACGCGCCGTCAGGTATCAGCATCGTGCCGCTTGAAGCAGAGAAAGTGACCTTATGTATTGACGGTGGTAAAAAAGCGAAAATGCGGGCAGGGGACGTGCTGGGCGCATTAACCGGCGATATGGGGCTGACTGGCGCGGATATCGGCAAGATTGATGTGCATCCGGCACACGTTTATGTTGCCGTTCGCCATGAACTTGCACGTCAGGCCTGGAAGCAATTACAGAATGGTAAAATCAAAGGCAAATCCGTTCGCGTACGCCTGCTGAAATAAGCGTAAGCTGGCGCTCAGGTCATCGACGACCTGAGCGCGCACCATCATTTCACTTCGATGACGTTCAACCGCATTTCATCACGTAATACATCTTCATCTTCAGGCTGCCAGCCAGCTGGTTGCAGCGGGATCTCTTCGCGGTCGAATGCTAAATCGCCGCCATCCACCACCTCAGATCCGTGCTGAAGTCCTTTAAAATCAAATAAAGACGTATCACTTAAATGCGAGGGCACCACATTTTGCATCGCGCTGAACATCGTTTCAATGCGGCCCGGATAACGCTTATCCCAGTCGCGCAGCATATCGCCGATGACCTGACGTTGCAGATTCGGCTGTGAGCCGCAGAGGTTACAGGGAATAATCGGGAAGGCTTTGGCCTCGGAGAAACGAACAATATCTTTCTCGCGACAGTAGGCCAGCGGACGAATAACAATATGTTGTCCATCGTCGCTCATCAGCTTCGGCGGCATCCCTTTCATTTTCCCGCCGTAGAACATGTTGAGGAATAACGTTTGCAGGATATCATCGCGATGATGGCCGAGGGCAATCTTAGTCGCGCCCAGTTCCGTAGCGGTACGGTACAGAATTCCGCGACGCAGACGCGAGCACAGGGAACAGGTGGTTTTCCCTTCAGGAATTTTTTCTTTAACGATACCGTAGGTATTCTCTTCAACAATCTTGTACTCGACGCCAAGTTGTTCCAGATACGCCGGCAGAATATGCTCCGGGAAGCCCGGCTGTTTTTGATCGAGATTCACCGCCACCAGCGAGAAATTGACCGGCGCGCTTTGCTGGAGATTACGTAAAATCTCAAGCATGGTATAGCTGTCTTTACCCCCTGACAGACACACCATAATGCGATCGCCTTCTTCAATCATATTAAAGTCAGCAATAGCCTCACCGACATTGCGGCGCAGGCGTTTCTGGAGTTTGTTAATATTGTACTGTTCTTTCTTTGTTACGTCCGGATTCTGACTCATCGACTCTTTACTCAATTATTGAAGGCGCAACCGATTATCGGTACGGTTATCTCTGGCGTGTATGGTACGGATTACAGCGGCGAATACCAGCACGTTTTATGCCTGATCCGGGGAAAGATAAATGCCCATGCGTGTAAGACGCAGATGGCCCGCAATAATTGCCTGCGGGCCGGGAAGGGTTAACGTACTACCAGGACTGAACACTCAGCGTGTCGGACAACGGCGGCAGCGTTTGAACCTAACAGGTAGGTCGAGATATCAGGTCGATGTGAAGCAAGAATAATTAGATCGGCAGAAAGGGATTTCGCCAGTTCAAGAATTTTATCTTTTGGCGAACCTTCAGCAAGGTGCGTTTGTTTACGATCGTCGGGGATTTGAAACTGCGCGGCAATCTCTTTCAGCTTGTTGGTGGCCTCTTGCTGTAGCTCATCCATAGAGGGGAGCTGACCGGACTGGGCAAGACCCAGAGAGGCATAGTAAGGAAATGAAGGGACTACCGTCAAAAAGTGAACCTGAGCGTCATCAATACGCGCCTGAGATTCAACGTGAGACACCACGCGCTGTGTTAGATCGCTATCAGATACATCAATCGGGACAAGAATTGTTCTGTTCATAACAATCTCCTCGTTAAGTACCCATTTAAAGTCTAGTCAAATAATGGGCCGCTGGGCTATTTACGAGGGTAAAGTTGTGTCTATATTAACGGTGGGTAAGTTTTTTCTCCGGATATTTGCCTTTAATCACGCCATCGTAAAAACGGCCTTTGGAAACCACGATAAGAAAGTCACGGAAAATACGCGCAGGGACGCCGCGATACTGAATAATATCTGCATTACAAAACGCAATTTCAAGCGTGGTGGATTTTTCGTCCCAGGCAATGGACGCAATTCTGGATGATTTTACGGGATGGTGTTGCATGATGCGCATCCTCTACGGCTATCATTAATGAATGATATCATCCATCACGGCGGGGCGCTGATGCAACTACTAACTGTCGCCGATGGGCAGATTGGGAAATAGCCCGCTATCACTGAAACAGCGGGCCAGCAGCATCAGAACTGGTAAACCATACCCAGTGCTACAACGTCATCAGTATTGATGTCATTGTTTGCGTAGAAGTTGTTATCTTCATCCAGCAGGTTGATTTTGTAATCAACATAGGTGGAGAAGTTTTTGTTAAAGTAATAGGTTGCACCAACATCAGCATATTTAACCAGGTCTTTGCTGGTGTCTGCATTACCATTCAGGTTGCGGCCTTTGGACATCAGGAAAGAGACTGCCGGACGCAGACCGAAATCGAACTGGTACTGTGCAGTCACTTCAACGTTCTGGGTTTCGTTAGCAACACCGGTATTCCCGTACGCCGTCATGTTACGAGTTTCAGAGTACATGCTTGCCAGATAGATGTTGTTCGCATCATATTTCAGGCCTGCAGTCCAGGCTTCTGCTTTATCGCCACCTGCCACTTTGCCACCGGCGTTAACCTGATCGTTAGTACGATCGGAGCTGGTATAAGCAGCACCGAAGGTTGCGCCCATGCCCAGGTCATAGGTGGTAGAGATACCGAAACCGTCGCCGTTCTCGTTACGCAGATCGCGGCCGTTATTGGTCCCTTCCTGATTGTTGCTCGCGGACTCGTTGTTACCCTGATACTGTAAAGCCATGTTCAGACCGTCAACCAGACCGAAGAAATCGGCATTGCGGTAAGTCGCCACGCCATTGGCGCGGCCAGTCATGAAGTTGTCAGTCTGGGTATAAGAGTCGCCGCCGAATTCCGGCAGCATATCGGTCCAGGCTTCGATATCGTACAGTACGCCATAGTTACGACCGTAGTCGAAAGAGCCGTAATCACCCACTTTCAGGCCAGCGAAGCCCAGACGGGTCCAGGCGTTAGAGCCCTGGCTTTCAGTGGTGTTAGCCTGAACGTTGTATTCCCACTGACCGTAACCGGTCAACTGGTCATTAATCTGTGTTTCACCTTTAAAGCCGAAACGAACATAGGTCTGATCGCCATCAGCACCGTGGTTGTCAGAGAAATAATGCAGACCATCTACTTTACCGTAGACATCTACTTTATTGCCGTCTTTATTATAGACTTCAGCAGCATTAACAGCACCTGCTACTAATAATGCAGGGATCATGAGGGCCAGTACTTTTCTTTTCATTAAAATAATCCTTTAGATGTTTTTTTGTTCTTACTTCCTTTGAAGGAAGTGGAAGTATGCTAAAGGAGACTATTCTGAGATGGTAAATAACAATTGTTACTTGATGAGTAAAATCTTAAGCCCATATATCACAGGTTACAGTGATAATTATGGTGAATAGTTTGTGCCGAACCATACAAAATAAAAATTATACAAAGTGAAATTCATTCCGTATCATAAATAAGTTATATGCCTTTATTGTCACTGCTTTATTAAGCCGTTTTTCTGCCCGGCAGAGCAATGGTATTAATGACAAGCCCGAACAGATGTTCGGGCTTTTTTTTGGCTTATTCAGTCAACACCACGATTATTCACTCGGGGCCTTCTCTGCTTTACCGGCCAGTTGCGCAAGAAAATCATAGCGCTTCTGCAAATCCGCTGCGGCGTCTTTCCAGAGTTGCTCGGCGACTTCCGGCTGCTGGGAATTCAGACGACGGAAGCGCTGCTCATTGAGAAGCGTTTCTGCCAGCGCGTCTGAAGGCGGACGAGAATCGAGCGCCAGCGGGATTTTACCTTCATCAGCCCGGCGCGGATCAAAGCGGAACAGCGGCCAGAAACCAGTTGTGGTGAGCTGGCGCATTTGATCGTGACTCAGAGCCAGATCGTAACCGTGTTCTTCGCAAGGACTGTAAGCGATGATCAGCGAAGGGCCAGGATACGATTCGGCTTCCTGAATGGCTTTCACCGTCTGGTTAAGCTGTGCTCCCAGCGAAATTTGCGCAACATAAACATGACCATACATCATCATACTCACGCCCAAATCCTTGCGGGCTTTGCGCTTACCGTGCTCGCCAAATTTAGTCACTGCCCCCAGCGGCGTTGCTTTTGACGCCTGACCACCAGTATTGGAGTAACACTGCGTGTCCAGCACCAGAATATTGACGTTTTCCGTCAGGCTCATGACATGATCAAGACCACCAAAGCCGATGTCATAGGCCCAGCCATCGCCGCCAATCAGCCAGATCGATTTTTCAACCAGTGCGTCGGCATCGGTCAGTAACTGCTCCGCGCCCTCAACGTTTGCCAGATGCTGGCGCAACTCTGCTACCTGCTCACGACGCACTTCCGGCGTGGCTTCTGCATGAAGAGCACTATTCAGTTCTGCCGGTATTTTATCGGCAAAGGTATCCAGCAAGCGCATCGCCCGATCGCGGTGCTTATCGACGGAGAGCCTGAAGCCAAGACCAAACTCGGCGTTATCCTCAAATAAAGAATTTGCCCACGCGGGACCGCGACCGTTGGCATCAGTGGTATACGGCGTTGAAGGCAAATTACCGCCATAAATAGAGGAGCAGCCCGTGGCGTTAGCAATCATCATTCGATCGCCATACAGCTGGGTCAGTAATTTAATGTACGGTGTTTCGCCGCAGCCTGAACACGCGCCTGAATATTCAAACAGCGGGGTAATCAACTGAGAAGTACGAATATCGATGCGTTCCAGCTTGCTGCGGTCGATTTCCGGCAGTTCGAGGAAATAGTCATAATTAACTTTTTCCTCTTCGACATGCTCAAGGCGCGGCAGCATATTGATGGCCTTGATCTCCGGGTTCTGACGATCTTTTGCCGGGCAAACTTCCACGCACAGATTACAGCCGGTGCAATCTTCCGGGGCCACCTGGAGCACGTATTTCTGTCCGCGCATATCCCGTGATTTCACATCCAGCGACTGAAGGGCATCAGGCGCCTGCTCCATCGCTTGTGGTGACACCACTTTAGCGCGGATAGCCGAGTGCGGACAGGCGGCAACACAGTGGTTACACTGCGTGCAGATTTCAGGCTTCCAGATGGGGATCTCTTCCGCAATGTTGCGTTTTTCCCATTGGGTGGTGCCGACAGGCCAGGTGCCATCCGGCGGCAGAGCGGAAACGGGGAGGGCGTCGCCCAGTCCAGCTAACATGGCGGCCGTGACCGTTTTAACAAAATCCGGAGCCTCATCCGACACAACCGGCGGACGCACAGGGCTGCTGGTATCAATGTCCTGAACCGGCACCTCAGCAAGCGATTCACGCGACATCGCCAGCGCCTGCCAGTTTCGCTCAACCAGTTCCTGACCTTTACTGCTGTAGCTTTTGGCAATCGCGCCCTGAAGCGCGGTCAGCGCAGTGTCACCGGGCAGAATATTGGTCAGATGAAAGAAGGCCATCTGCATGACGGTATTAATACGGGCACCCAGGCCACACTCACGGGCAATTTTCGCGGCGTTGACCACATAAAAACGGGCTTTTTTCTGCTTCAGGATCGCCTGAACTTCCTGCGGCAATCGCGACCAGACGTCATCGGCGGCATAAGGCGTGTTCAGCAGAAAAATACCGCCTGGCTTCAGGCGTTCTGCCATCTGGTATTTATCGATAAACTGAAGCTGGTGGCAGCCGACAAAATCGGCATGAGAGATCAGGTAAGCCGAGCGGATAGGATGTTCGCTAACGCGCAGGTGCGAAACGGTCAGGCCACCGGCTTTTTTGGAATCATAAACGAAATAGCCCTGAGCATACCACGGCGTGGCATTACCAATAATTTTGATATTATTTTTGGTGGCCGACACGCTACCGTCGCTGCCGAGGCCGTAAAACAGTGCTTCGAGCCGGGCTCTGGCAGGCAGGGTATTTTCTGGTAACGGAAGAGAAAGATTGGTTACGTCGTCGTAAATGCCCACCGTAAAACGCGGCTTAGGCTGCGCCGCGCTAAGTTCATTAAACACCGCCATCACGCATTCCGGTCCAAACTCTTTCGACGAGAGGCCGTAGCGACCGCCAGTTACTCGCGGCAATGTTTCACGCTCGCCGCGATTAAACGCTTCGGCAAGCGATGTCATAACATCCAGATAAAGTGGTTCAGCATGAGCACCCGGCTCTTTGGTGCGATCGAGCACGGCGATAGTCCGTGCGCTTTCAGGCAGTACGCGTAACAGATGCGCCGCCGAGAAAGGACGATATAACCGGACTTTAAGCACACCCACTTTTTCGCCACGGGTCAGCAGTTCATCCACTACCTCTTCACAGGTGCCGATAGCCGAACCCATCAGGATCACCACACGCTCTGCCTGCGGGTGGCCGTAATATTCAAACGGTTGATATTGCCGCCCGGTGGCGTCAGCAAAAGCATCCATTGCTGCTTCGACCTGATCGTACACCGCGTTATACCAGGGATTGGTGGCTTCACGCGACTGGAAGTACGTATCCGGGTTCGCGGAGGTGCCACGGATCACCGGATGTTCCGGGTTGAGCGCACGTGCACGATGGGCGTCAATTTCTGCCTGCGGCATCAGGCCACGGATCGTGTCATCAGAAAGAGGAACGATTTTCGTGATTTCATGCGAGGTACGAAAGCCATCAAAGAAATGAATAAATGGCACGCGCGATTTAAGCGTAGCAATATGAGAGATCAGCGCGAAATCCTGCGCTTCCTGAACATTTGCCGCGCAAAGCATGGCGCAGCCGGTCTGGCGTATCGCCATCACATCCGAGTGATCGCCGAAGATTGATAGCGCATGCGTGGCGACGGTACGGGCCGCCACGTGCAGGACAAACGGTGTAAGTTGGCCCGCAAGCTTATAGAGAGTCGGGATCATCAACAGCAGGCCCTGCGATGATGTAAACGAGGTTGAAAGCGCGCCAGTTTGCAATGCGCCGTGTACGGTGGCGATAGCGCCAGCCTCCGACTGCATTTCCACAACCCGTGGAACATCACCCCAGATATTTTTGACGCCATTTCCCGCCCAGGCATCAGCCTGTTCAGCCATCGTCGAACTTGGCGTAATGGGATAAATGGCGATAACTTCGCTGGTTCGAAACGCTACTGAGGCGGCCGCACCATTACCGTCAATCGTGATCATATGACCTCATACATTGCTCAAAATAAGGAAACCCGCAACCTGTCGACGAGCCCTGAATATAATTCCCTTATTTTAGCAAAGGCTACAGCAATGCATTTTCGCTTTTGTGTCCTGGAGCCCTTTCTCATCCCGGACGGGATCAATTTACCTCAACAAAATTGCCAGAAAATGTTTCTGCCGCCGCAAATGCGGGTTTCAACGCTCGACGAACGGCATTCGGCTCCCTATGATGTTTCGGCGACGTCTGCGATCCGCGCAGGGCGGCGATTTGCTTTGGCCTAATGAAAGGGGAGAAAAGATGCGAGCAGCTTTTTTAATGGGATTAGCCGTACTGGCACTGTCGGCGTGTAGCAGCAATGAACCTGTACAGCAGGCGACGGCGGCCCACGTAGCGCCGGGCATGAAGGCGGCAATGTCCAGTTCAGGCCAGGCAAATTGTGCGATGATCGGCGGCACCCTGTCGGCTGCACGCCAGCTCGATGGCTCCAGCGCCGGAATGTGCGCCTTGCCCAACGGCAAACGCTGTAGCGAACAGTCGCTTGCCGGTGGCACCTGCGGAAGCTATTAACTCGCCTCGTTGACGCGTTTAAACGTCAGGGTCTGATCTGCCGTTGCCAGAGTCAACTGGTCGCCAGTAAGGTCAACCTGTGCGCCGGCGCTAAGCATAGCGCTGAGCGTGTGATCCAGCGTGTTCAGCTGCGGATCGTTACACATCATGCGCGTCATTGCCAGGTTATCTACTTTCAGTTCACCAGCAGACATTTTCGCCGCGCCGGTAAAACGGTTACACATTGAGCCTGAAATCTGAATTCTTTCCAGAGCGATTACCTTCTGACCAAAGGCCAGCTCCAGCGGTTTGTCCGTGGCAGTAACCGGCTTACCGTTTGCCGTTTGCAGCACAAAGCGCTGCTGCTGTAAACTTTCTGCTGTCACGGAGGTGTCTTTATCCGTGACGCAACCTGACAGCATCAGTGCGCAAAGCAGCGCAATACCTTTCTTCATGTTCATACCTGTATCTTATTAACTGTTTATAGCGCTCATTGTAACGCGATTACGCGCATGATCATCGGGGTTATTCTGAAAGTGCTCCCCGCAGGCGGGGAGCAGGAAGACTAGACGAGGGCGTTCGGACAGGTTTCGTTATTTTCCAGCTGACGCAGGTTTTCCAGCGTTGTCTCCGAAATACTGATCAGCGCTTCGGCGGTCAAAAACGCCTGATGGCCGGTAAAAAGTACGTTATGACAGGCAGAAAGACGACGGAAAACATCATCCTGGATCACATCATTAGACTTGTCTTCGAAAAACAGGTCGCGTTCGTTTTCATAAACGTCCATACCCAGCGCGCCGATTTTCTGCGTTTTGAGCGCATCAATCGCCGCCTGCGAGTCGATTAATCCGCCGCGGCTGGTATTGATAATCATCACGCCATTTTTCATTCGATCGAACGCACTTTGATTCAGCAGATGATAGTTTTCTGCCGTCATAGGGCAATGAAGTGAAATCACATCCGATTGAGAAAGCAGGGTGTCCAAATCGACATACTCGGCACCCAGATCCAGCACGGCAGCATTCGGATAGGGATCGACGGCCAGCAGCCGCATCCCAAATCCTTTCAGGATACGCAGCGTGGCGAGGCCAATTTTACCGGTACCGATTACGCCTGCCGTTTTACCGTGCATGGTAAATCCGGTTAACCCTTCCAGCGAAAAGTTAGCATCGCGGGTACGTTGATAGGCGCGGTGAATACGGCGGTTTAACGTCATCATCATGCCGACAGCATGTTCTGCTACCGCTTCCGGCGAATACGCCGGTACGCGAACGACGCGCAGGCCCAGCTCTTTGGCTGCATCCAGATCGACGTTATTAAACCCGGCACAGCGCAGGGCAATAAATTTCACACCGTGATTTTTAAGTTCTTCCAGCACCGGACGGCTGGCGTCATCATTAACGAAGATGCACACACCTTCGCAGCCATTGGCCGTTTTTGCGGTCTTTTCGGTCAGCAAAAAATCAAAAAATTCCAGTTCGAAGCCATAATCGTCGTTAACATGCTGCAAGTACTTTTTGTCATACTGTTTGGTACTGTACACGGCGAGTTTCATAAGACATTCTCCAGTGATTTTCTGCGATCAGATTAACATTTTTAAAATAATTTGACAATTTTTGAAAAATAATTGAAAGGCTCGTTTCCGCTGTATTATGCGTCTGCATGGTGGAAGAAAATAATGCGCGGCAGGAAGGTGCACAAGCATCGCGCCGCGCCAGGCGAATGAGCGAAAATCAGGCCTGAGGCGAGGGCGCATTAAACAGCCGGAGTTAATGGCGAAGCTTTTCCACCACCGGATTGCTCGCGATCCACGCCGGTAGCTGCGCGGGTGACATTGGCTTTGAAAAGTAGTATCCCTGAGCTTCATCGCAACCAAACGATGTCAACAGCAGGGCGGTTTCACGATCCTCAACCCCTTCCGCCAGCACGGTATAGTTTAGCTCCTTAAGCATAACGACCACATTACGGGCGATAATTCGGCTACCGGGATCGGAGGTAATCTGGCTGATTAAAGAGCGGTCCAGCTTAATAATATCGACCGGAATGCGGCGCAGATAATTAATATTACTGTTCCCGGCGCCAAAATCATCCAGCAGAATGACAAACCCGATCGATTTTAAAATATCCAGTTCGTTTAACGCCGCCGGGCTTTCGAGCATCTTCTCTGTTTCCAGACATTCAATGCGAATATCCGCAGGTGTTAAACCCGCGGCGATAATCTGGCGGGTTAACTTAAGTGAAAAACCGGGGCTGGAGAAATCGCTGACGGTAATGTTAATGGATACTGGTACTGAGACGCCCTCAGCGTGCCAGGTCTGAATTTGCCTGAGCGTATGGCGGATCACCCACTGGGTAATTTCTGCCATCAGGCTGGTACGTTCAGCGAGGGCAATAATGATGGTAGGGGATACATTACCCAGGGTCGGATGTTCCCAGCGCAGCAGGGCCTCCACGCCTTTAATCTCACCCGTGCGCAGCGAAACTTTTGGCTGATAGGCCAAATAAAGCTGTCCTTCCATTTTCAGGGCTTCGCCCAAATCATACAGCAGGCGAAATTCATCGTTTCGCTTCTCATCCATTAACGGATCGAATGCCCTGACCGGTACATCCTGACGAATAGCCTCGTGCAGGGCGCTGACCGTTTTGCGCAGCACTTCCTGCCCACGGGTCTGCGCCGGACTGAAGGTCAGATAACCGACATGAACACTCAGCGATATTTCGATATCCCCGGTGATTTTGGTGAGCGTGGCGGGAAATCCCACGGCCTTTTGCACCAGTTCGTCAGCGTCTTCTTCTTTCATCAACAGGGCATAGCGCGCGGTGGCAAAGGCATAGAGTACCACCGAGGGATCGATATCGAGACGCATACGCAACAGCGGAGGAAAACTGCGCAACATATTCTCGACGGCTGCGATCCCCAGATAGCGGGAGAGTTCATAAGTTCGATTAATATCAATGCAGTCAAAAATAATCAGCGTGTAGTTACCTGCGCCGCCCGTTACCGCCAGGCCATCAATGTCTTCCAGCAGACTTTGCCGGTTTGGTAATGAGGTCAGGACGTCCACGCGTCCGGCTGAATACCAGGACTCGAGGTAGGCACTGGCTAAAGCGGCCAAATGCAAGAACTGGTCAATTTGCTGCTGATCGGGCATGACCGCGATTGAGTCGCATACGCACAGCGTACCGAGAACAAAATCATCTTTTGTTTTTAAGGGCGCGGCAGCGTAAAACACAATGTTGCCTTCAACCACCAGCGGATGATCGGTAAAGCGGGGATCGATACGGGCATCAGGACAGATCACCGGCTGACAGGTGCCAACGGAATATTTGCACATTGTCTCATCGGCCGGCAGCACTTCCGGCAGTGAATCCACATTAAATGCATATTTGATGTACTGATATTTATCGTCAAATACGGTGACAAAACAGCCGGATACGCCAATCAGCTCTCTTGCCAGCTGAGCAAACCCCCC encodes the following:
- the ompC gene encoding porin OmpC is translated as MKRKVLALMIPALLVAGAVNAAEVYNKDGNKVDVYGKVDGLHYFSDNHGADGDQTYVRFGFKGETQINDQLTGYGQWEYNVQANTTESQGSNAWTRLGFAGLKVGDYGSFDYGRNYGVLYDIEAWTDMLPEFGGDSYTQTDNFMTGRANGVATYRNADFFGLVDGLNMALQYQGNNESASNNQEGTNNGRDLRNENGDGFGISTTYDLGMGATFGAAYTSSDRTNDQVNAGGKVAGGDKAEAWTAGLKYDANNIYLASMYSETRNMTAYGNTGVANETQNVEVTAQYQFDFGLRPAVSFLMSKGRNLNGNADTSKDLVKYADVGATYYFNKNFSTYVDYKINLLDEDNNFYANNDINTDDVVALGMVYQF
- the uspF gene encoding universal stress protein UspF gives rise to the protein MNRTILVPIDVSDSDLTQRVVSHVESQARIDDAQVHFLTVVPSFPYYASLGLAQSGQLPSMDELQQEATNKLKEIAAQFQIPDDRKQTHLAEGSPKDKILELAKSLSADLIILASHRPDISTYLLGSNAAAVVRHAECSVLVVR
- the nifJ gene encoding pyruvate:ferredoxin (flavodoxin) oxidoreductase, whose translation is MITIDGNGAAASVAFRTSEVIAIYPITPSSTMAEQADAWAGNGVKNIWGDVPRVVEMQSEAGAIATVHGALQTGALSTSFTSSQGLLLMIPTLYKLAGQLTPFVLHVAARTVATHALSIFGDHSDVMAIRQTGCAMLCAANVQEAQDFALISHIATLKSRVPFIHFFDGFRTSHEITKIVPLSDDTIRGLMPQAEIDAHRARALNPEHPVIRGTSANPDTYFQSREATNPWYNAVYDQVEAAMDAFADATGRQYQPFEYYGHPQAERVVILMGSAIGTCEEVVDELLTRGEKVGVLKVRLYRPFSAAHLLRVLPESARTIAVLDRTKEPGAHAEPLYLDVMTSLAEAFNRGERETLPRVTGGRYGLSSKEFGPECVMAVFNELSAAQPKPRFTVGIYDDVTNLSLPLPENTLPARARLEALFYGLGSDGSVSATKNNIKIIGNATPWYAQGYFVYDSKKAGGLTVSHLRVSEHPIRSAYLISHADFVGCHQLQFIDKYQMAERLKPGGIFLLNTPYAADDVWSRLPQEVQAILKQKKARFYVVNAAKIARECGLGARINTVMQMAFFHLTNILPGDTALTALQGAIAKSYSSKGQELVERNWQALAMSRESLAEVPVQDIDTSSPVRPPVVSDEAPDFVKTVTAAMLAGLGDALPVSALPPDGTWPVGTTQWEKRNIAEEIPIWKPEICTQCNHCVAACPHSAIRAKVVSPQAMEQAPDALQSLDVKSRDMRGQKYVLQVAPEDCTGCNLCVEVCPAKDRQNPEIKAINMLPRLEHVEEEKVNYDYFLELPEIDRSKLERIDIRTSQLITPLFEYSGACSGCGETPYIKLLTQLYGDRMMIANATGCSSIYGGNLPSTPYTTDANGRGPAWANSLFEDNAEFGLGFRLSVDKHRDRAMRLLDTFADKIPAELNSALHAEATPEVRREQVAELRQHLANVEGAEQLLTDADALVEKSIWLIGGDGWAYDIGFGGLDHVMSLTENVNILVLDTQCYSNTGGQASKATPLGAVTKFGEHGKRKARKDLGVSMMMYGHVYVAQISLGAQLNQTVKAIQEAESYPGPSLIIAYSPCEEHGYDLALSHDQMRQLTTTGFWPLFRFDPRRADEGKIPLALDSRPPSDALAETLLNEQRFRRLNSQQPEVAEQLWKDAAADLQKRYDFLAQLAGKAEKAPSE
- a CDS encoding KTSC domain-containing protein yields the protein MQHHPVKSSRIASIAWDEKSTTLEIAFCNADIIQYRGVPARIFRDFLIVVSKGRFYDGVIKGKYPEKKLTHR
- a CDS encoding DUF333 domain-containing protein; translation: MRAAFLMGLAVLALSACSSNEPVQQATAAHVAPGMKAAMSSSGQANCAMIGGTLSAARQLDGSSAGMCALPNGKRCSEQSLAGGTCGSY
- the ttcA gene encoding tRNA 2-thiocytidine(32) synthetase TtcA encodes the protein MSQNPDVTKKEQYNINKLQKRLRRNVGEAIADFNMIEEGDRIMVCLSGGKDSYTMLEILRNLQQSAPVNFSLVAVNLDQKQPGFPEHILPAYLEQLGVEYKIVEENTYGIVKEKIPEGKTTCSLCSRLRRGILYRTATELGATKIALGHHRDDILQTLFLNMFYGGKMKGMPPKLMSDDGQHIVIRPLAYCREKDIVRFSEAKAFPIIPCNLCGSQPNLQRQVIGDMLRDWDKRYPGRIETMFSAMQNVVPSHLSDTSLFDFKGLQHGSEVVDGGDLAFDREEIPLQPAGWQPEDEDVLRDEMRLNVIEVK
- the dbpA gene encoding ATP-dependent RNA helicase DbpA — its product is MTAFSTLNVLPAAQLENLTELGYLSMTPVQAAALPAILAGKDVRVQAKTGSGKTAAFGLGLLQHVDAGRFQTQSLVLCPTRELADQVASELRRLARFLPNIKILTLCGGQPFGAQRDSLQHAPHIIVATPGRLLDHLQKNTVSLEALQSLVMDEADRMLDMGFSEAIDEVIRFAPASRQTLLFSATWPAAIAAISGRVQREPLTIEIDSVDALPAVEQQFYEVSRGGKIALLQKLLSQHRPASCVVFCNTKKDCQAVCDTLNESGQSTLALHGDLEQRDRDQTLVRFANGSARVLVATDVAARGLDIKSLGLVINYELAWDPEVHVHRIGRTARAGNSGLAISLCAPEEAQRANTLAEMLQLKINWLNAPSGISIVPLEAEKVTLCIDGGKKAKMRAGDVLGALTGDMGLTGADIGKIDVHPAHVYVAVRHELARQAWKQLQNGKIKGKSVRVRLLK
- a CDS encoding 2-hydroxyacid dehydrogenase; translated protein: MKLAVYSTKQYDKKYLQHVNDDYGFELEFFDFLLTEKTAKTANGCEGVCIFVNDDASRPVLEELKNHGVKFIALRCAGFNNVDLDAAKELGLRVVRVPAYSPEAVAEHAVGMMMTLNRRIHRAYQRTRDANFSLEGLTGFTMHGKTAGVIGTGKIGLATLRILKGFGMRLLAVDPYPNAAVLDLGAEYVDLDTLLSQSDVISLHCPMTAENYHLLNQSAFDRMKNGVMIINTSRGGLIDSQAAIDALKTQKIGALGMDVYENERDLFFEDKSNDVIQDDVFRRLSACHNVLFTGHQAFLTAEALISISETTLENLRQLENNETCPNALV
- the hslJ gene encoding heat shock protein HslJ, which codes for MKKGIALLCALMLSGCVTDKDTSVTAESLQQQRFVLQTANGKPVTATDKPLELAFGQKVIALERIQISGSMCNRFTGAAKMSAGELKVDNLAMTRMMCNDPQLNTLDHTLSAMLSAGAQVDLTGDQLTLATADQTLTFKRVNEAS